Genomic DNA from uncultured Fretibacterium sp.:
CAAAGACGTTGCGGGCCTTCGCCATCTTCATCAGGGCGCTCGGCATGGCCTGGCCGCCCACCGTGCGCGGGGGCTGGTCCGGCGCGTTCCAGGTCTGGTAGATGAAGACGCCGATCGGCTTCGCCGCGTCCACACTCTCCAGCTTGGCCTCCACGGCTGCGACGCGCTCCTTCATAGAGGCGATGCGCTGCTCCGCGCGGTCCTGGACATCGAAGATGACGCCCAGGTTCCTTAGGTCCGTGTAGGTGTCCTCGAGGCTCACCGGCGGCTTCTTCATGACGCGGATCAGGGACTCCGTGATGTTGTAGCACTTGACGCCGTGCTTCTCCAGCTCATCCGGCGTGATGGCCCCGGCCGACGTGTCGCCCGGAACGCTCGTCCCGTACTGGTAGCCGGACAGGAAGAGGTCCGGCTTCTGCCCCAGCAGCACCTCGAGCGTGATGTAGCCCGGCGCGGCGACGGGGATCTTCTTGAGCCTCTCCTGGTGATCCGGCGCGACCTGGCCGCCGTACTCCGGGAAGCCCGCGTAGCCGGCGAGCTTGTCGTCCAGGTCGAGGGCGAACATCAGCTCGATGATGTTGCCGTCGCCGTTGGTCACGACTCGTTCCGGCGCTTTCTCAAACGTCACCTGCCGGTCTCCGTTGTCGATCGTGACGGGATATGCCGTCCGCGCGGCCTCCGCCGGGGACAGGGCCAGCAGGAGCATGGCCGCCGCGCAGAGCGCAAAAGCAAAGAACCTGTTTCTCATCAAGATTTCCTCCTCGATTCGCTGATAGTTCGCTGATAGGATGTAAACGACGAAACGCAGACGCCGCGGAGCCTCCCCCCGCCCCCCTTCCTAACTCCCCATAGCCCAAGGCCACAGCTAAGGAAATGCTGATTTAATCCATGAAGCCCCCGGTGGTACCCCAGCTTGCCTGTTTTGAGGAAGAGGCTTGCCGGGGCCGCCGCTATCAGGATAGCGGCGTGGGGGCTTGGGGGCAAAGCCCCCATGTTAATTATTAGGGAAGCGCTGGAGATTTTTGCCTATAGATGTTTTGCATATTCCCCTTTGGCAAAATATGCATTTTTGTTTTAATCAGCGCTTCCCTAAAAAAGA
This window encodes:
- a CDS encoding ABC transporter substrate-binding protein — protein: MRNRFFAFALCAAAMLLLALSPAEAARTAYPVTIDNGDRQVTFEKAPERVVTNGDGNIIELMFALDLDDKLAGYAGFPEYGGQVAPDHQERLKKIPVAAPGYITLEVLLGQKPDLFLSGYQYGTSVPGDTSAGAITPDELEKHGVKCYNITESLIRVMKKPPVSLEDTYTDLRNLGVIFDVQDRAEQRIASMKERVAAVEAKLESVDAAKPIGVFIYQTWNAPDQPPRTVGGQAMPSALMKMAKARNVFDDIDDSYVKVTWEDVVGRNPDVILLLECGNANGAERKKLLMEDPVLQGVKAIRDDRVIVMRVEETYPGPRAALGLEAIARALYPDRF